The Candidatus Eremiobacteraceae bacterium genome contains a region encoding:
- a CDS encoding glycosyltransferase family 39 protein, which translates to MSVAPLTMSKGTKWAAWSVAAVVAAVHFAVAGQYDAFRNELYFIICGRHPAFGYVDQPPFVPILAALTQLGGISVWLLRLPAVIAAVALVPLTVAFARLLGATARGAWLAAAAAASAPLVTAMTATLTTSTFEPLDFTAVAYLVARAVIRGEQRAFWWAGAIAGLAFETKYGILLWAFGLAVGVLLTSHRQIFRSRDLWIGVGIAVLIAAPNVAWQATQGFPFLELVRNDNSGNFIGTPLVFFIGQIFLVSPLLAPLWITAIIAPFAASRLAPFRFLSIAFVVTAILILITHGKAYYLAGGYPTMFALGAAACTGLWRWFVAVWAVLAAANGAAALPYVLPVMSPPKLQQMLNRIGNRPPPLERAGIGAPLMQVFSDEFGWRDLAAGVGDVYRGLPPADQAKAAIFASNYGEAAAIDFYGAGLPPALSGNNQYYLWGPHGYDGSVVIAVNVDPQAWAAMCDSARVVARFGTSPYEMPYEHDRPIVLCRGMHPPLPAVWPQFKHYGVENIGM; encoded by the coding sequence TCGCAGCGGTCCACTTCGCGGTCGCCGGTCAGTACGACGCGTTCCGCAACGAGTTGTATTTCATCATCTGCGGTCGACATCCGGCGTTCGGTTACGTGGACCAGCCTCCGTTCGTGCCTATTCTCGCAGCGTTGACGCAGCTCGGCGGCATCAGCGTATGGCTGCTGCGCTTGCCCGCCGTGATCGCGGCCGTGGCCCTCGTGCCGCTCACGGTGGCCTTCGCGCGGCTCCTCGGTGCGACCGCGCGCGGCGCGTGGCTGGCGGCGGCGGCAGCGGCGAGCGCTCCTCTCGTCACGGCCATGACCGCGACGTTGACGACGTCCACGTTTGAGCCGCTCGACTTCACCGCCGTTGCTTACCTCGTCGCGCGTGCTGTGATTCGCGGAGAGCAGCGAGCCTTCTGGTGGGCCGGTGCGATCGCAGGCCTCGCGTTTGAGACCAAGTACGGAATTCTCTTGTGGGCATTCGGCCTTGCCGTCGGAGTCTTGTTGACTTCCCATCGTCAGATCTTTCGATCGCGCGATCTGTGGATCGGCGTCGGGATCGCCGTGCTGATCGCGGCGCCGAACGTGGCGTGGCAGGCGACGCAGGGCTTTCCGTTCCTCGAACTCGTGCGTAACGACAACAGCGGAAACTTCATCGGAACGCCGCTCGTCTTCTTCATCGGCCAGATATTCTTGGTCAGTCCTCTTCTTGCGCCGCTTTGGATCACCGCCATCATCGCTCCGTTCGCGGCGTCGCGCCTCGCGCCGTTCAGGTTCCTTTCGATAGCGTTCGTCGTCACAGCCATCTTGATACTCATCACGCACGGCAAGGCGTACTACCTTGCCGGCGGATACCCGACGATGTTCGCGCTCGGTGCCGCGGCGTGTACCGGCCTGTGGCGCTGGTTCGTCGCAGTATGGGCGGTGCTTGCTGCCGCGAACGGCGCTGCTGCTCTGCCCTATGTGCTGCCCGTCATGTCGCCGCCCAAACTTCAGCAGATGCTCAATCGTATAGGCAACCGGCCGCCGCCGCTTGAGCGGGCAGGTATCGGCGCGCCGCTCATGCAGGTGTTCTCGGACGAGTTCGGCTGGCGCGATCTTGCCGCCGGCGTCGGCGACGTCTATCGCGGTTTGCCGCCGGCCGATCAGGCGAAAGCGGCGATTTTCGCTTCGAATTACGGCGAGGCGGCGGCGATCGATTTCTACGGCGCCGGATTGCCGCCGGCGCTGAGCGGGAACAATCAATACTATCTCTGGGGTCCGCACGGATACGACGGCTCGGTCGTCATTGCGGTCAACGTCGATCCGCAAGCCTGGGCCGCGATGTGCGATTCGGCGCGTGTGGTCGCGCGATTCGGCACCTCTCCCTACGAGATGCCGTACGAGCACGATCGGCCCATCGTTCTGTGCCGCGGCATGCATCCGCCGCTGCCGGCGGTTTGGCCGCAATTCAAGCACTACGGGGTGGAAAATATCGGGATGTGA
- a CDS encoding prepilin-type N-terminal cleavage/methylation domain-containing protein — protein MRSLAGFFALAGTLTVAAAPAFAYPVLDQAHAFRGRITYTVRNASDASAPSASGQLVVDRSGWVLEEHAPSEVARAGSHGASVDSPGVHVGVDDPLAAGSIANAWAVAVGTLATEPVSSIAGDAVWKTARLRLYLNDARDSVVGMADTAGVGDVSFAFDDWTDVSGMLLPRRIMRLRGGVSEASFSVSDYTVLRAIPTGPLPSPIRHAIMDGSVGWTAGQAPVRLAAIEFPWRLFLTAFGLLMLALIAVAWTRRDALLQRLCLWVEDDPRGWATRGVSVFVSPEGRLLFDGSEYRVGPQFYNRPAVVQSSPLFLRIGSRDVPRSVIVARKFRPLSAAANARGRSARSQHTRSAHGFSLIETLVAVAVFAAIVVGAVFPTLIVMARGDAIAATQEDAVRIAANALGDQEAASAYGAVTDGTTTSQIGQLTLTVTVGPSASGAAGASDIAVAVTDQMGRTLARAISTVGPAVPLPPPPDATPTPMPSGGSPPPSPPPTPSPSPSSWPG, from the coding sequence ATGCGTTCGTTAGCCGGCTTTTTCGCGCTGGCCGGCACGCTTACCGTCGCGGCGGCGCCGGCGTTTGCGTACCCCGTTTTGGATCAGGCCCACGCGTTTCGCGGCCGGATCACGTACACGGTGCGAAATGCGTCAGATGCGTCCGCTCCGAGCGCGAGCGGCCAACTCGTGGTCGACCGGTCCGGCTGGGTCCTGGAAGAACACGCGCCGTCTGAAGTCGCGCGTGCCGGCTCGCACGGTGCGTCTGTCGACAGCCCAGGTGTTCACGTGGGTGTGGACGACCCGCTCGCGGCGGGATCTATCGCCAACGCCTGGGCGGTCGCGGTCGGCACCCTCGCGACCGAGCCGGTTTCTTCTATAGCGGGCGACGCCGTCTGGAAGACTGCTCGACTGCGCTTGTATCTCAACGACGCTCGCGATTCGGTCGTCGGCATGGCAGATACCGCCGGCGTCGGCGACGTTTCGTTCGCATTCGACGACTGGACCGACGTTTCCGGAATGCTCCTTCCGCGCCGAATCATGCGATTGCGCGGCGGCGTCTCCGAGGCGTCGTTTTCCGTGAGCGACTATACCGTGCTGCGCGCGATTCCCACAGGCCCGCTCCCATCGCCGATCCGTCATGCGATCATGGATGGCTCCGTGGGTTGGACTGCCGGACAGGCACCTGTCCGGCTCGCCGCGATCGAGTTCCCATGGCGTCTGTTCCTCACCGCGTTCGGATTGCTGATGCTTGCGCTCATCGCCGTGGCTTGGACGCGGCGGGACGCGCTGCTCCAGCGCCTCTGCCTCTGGGTTGAGGATGACCCGCGCGGATGGGCAACGCGCGGCGTTTCGGTCTTCGTCTCGCCCGAAGGCCGCCTCTTGTTCGACGGATCAGAATATCGCGTCGGACCGCAGTTCTACAATAGACCGGCGGTCGTGCAGTCGTCCCCGCTCTTCTTGCGCATCGGATCGCGCGACGTCCCGCGCTCGGTGATCGTCGCTCGCAAGTTTCGCCCGCTCTCCGCAGCTGCAAATGCGCGCGGGCGATCTGCGCGTTCCCAACACACCCGTTCTGCGCACGGCTTCAGCCTCATCGAAACACTCGTCGCGGTCGCGGTCTTTGCCGCCATCGTGGTCGGAGCAGTTTTTCCTACGCTTATCGTGATGGCGCGCGGCGATGCGATCGCTGCCACCCAAGAAGACGCCGTCCGTATCGCAGCCAACGCGCTCGGCGATCAAGAGGCGGCCTCCGCCTACGGCGCTGTGACCGATGGAACGACGACCTCGCAGATCGGGCAGCTCACCTTGACCGTCACCGTTGGGCCTTCGGCGAGCGGCGCTGCCGGCGCAAGCGACATCGCTGTCGCCGTGACCGATCAGATGGGGCGAACGCTCGCGCGCGCGATCAGCACCGTCGGACCGGCGGTGCCGTTGCCCCCGCCGCCCGACGCGACACCCACGCCGATGCCGTCGGGCGGTTCTCCGCCGCCATCGCCGCCGCCGACGCCGTCACCGTCTCCGAGTTCTTGGCCCGGATGA